One genomic region from Flagellimonas oceani encodes:
- a CDS encoding heparan-alpha-glucosaminide N-acetyltransferase domain-containing protein: protein MTAKNNRLFFIDAMRAWAILMMLQGHFIDGLLDPIFRDTSNTAYNIWLYFRGITAPVFFTVSGFIFTYLLIRVPQNGMENPRVSKGIRRGLQLLLIGYLLRMNLGGLFKGEIYGSFYLVDVLHCIGLSILGLIGVYVLTAKKKSYVFPTVLVAITLVLFLFERVYKDWSFAFLPDFLANYFTKANGSVFTIVPWFGYTTIGAFISVLFAKFKNYRYLYPAAISIALAVGYLLVYQSSNFFELVYENTGLHFLKLLLANNYLFIRLGNVFVVFAVFMVLRQLLTNKTVLKIGASTLSIYVIHFVILYGSFTGLGLYRFFNHSLSPEIAIPGALAFMVACTWLSLQYNKYEADVRAQIASGISYARLQLIELREISIPVLREMFIRVRLFLRRLLRTVRS from the coding sequence ATGACAGCCAAAAACAACAGGTTATTTTTTATTGATGCCATGCGGGCATGGGCCATTCTGATGATGCTGCAAGGGCATTTTATCGATGGTTTGTTGGACCCGATTTTTAGGGACACCAGCAACACGGCCTATAACATTTGGTTATATTTTAGGGGAATAACAGCCCCCGTGTTCTTTACCGTTTCCGGCTTTATTTTCACCTATTTATTGATTCGCGTTCCCCAGAACGGAATGGAAAACCCGAGGGTTTCCAAAGGAATCCGGCGCGGTTTACAGCTACTGCTGATCGGGTATTTACTACGGATGAACCTTGGTGGTCTGTTCAAGGGGGAAATTTACGGTTCTTTCTATTTGGTGGATGTGCTACACTGCATTGGGCTGTCCATATTGGGCCTTATCGGTGTATACGTGCTGACCGCCAAAAAGAAAAGCTATGTGTTCCCTACCGTTCTTGTTGCCATTACTTTGGTGCTTTTCCTTTTTGAAAGGGTCTACAAAGATTGGTCCTTTGCGTTTTTGCCCGACTTTTTGGCCAATTACTTCACAAAGGCCAACGGCTCCGTATTCACCATTGTACCTTGGTTTGGTTATACGACCATTGGTGCGTTTATATCCGTGTTGTTCGCTAAATTCAAAAATTATAGGTATTTGTACCCCGCTGCCATTTCCATAGCCTTGGCAGTTGGCTATCTGTTGGTTTATCAATCTTCGAATTTCTTTGAATTGGTTTACGAAAACACCGGATTGCATTTTCTTAAACTGCTCCTTGCCAATAATTATCTCTTTATCCGTTTGGGCAATGTGTTCGTGGTATTTGCCGTATTTATGGTACTCCGTCAGTTATTGACGAACAAAACCGTTTTAAAAATCGGCGCAAGTACGCTTTCCATCTATGTGATCCACTTTGTTATCCTTTATGGCAGTTTTACCGGATTGGGCCTATACCGCTTCTTTAACCACTCGCTTTCCCCGGAGATCGCAATTCCGGGCGCTTTGGCGTTTATGGTAGCTTGTACTTGGTTGTCGCTACAATACAACAAATACGAAGCAGATGTCAGAGCACAGATAGCTTCGGGCATTTCTTATGCAAGGTTGCAGCTCATTGAATTAAGGGAAATTTCCATTCCCGTACTCCGAGAGATGTTCATTCGGGTTCGACTTTTCCTTAGACGTTTGTTGCGTACCGTTAGAAGCTAA